From the Manis javanica isolate MJ-LG chromosome 11, MJ_LKY, whole genome shotgun sequence genome, one window contains:
- the MYBPH gene encoding myosin-binding protein H isoform X3 gives MTGKSTPEAPPCGPEESASASAKVPTAEPSGGAAASGSTGEEQVPTPQGPAPQVPAPPTAPAASKPAPSNADLPGAPLLLAVEDVSDSSVTVSWEPPETLGRLGLQGYVLELRREGASEWVPVNARPVMVTQQTLRNLALGDKFLLRVAAVSSAGAGPAVVLDQPVHIQKIVEAPKIRVPRHLRQTYIRQVGETVNLQIPFQGNPKPKASWTHNGHSLDTQRVSVRTGAQDSILFIRSAQRSDSGCYELTMQLEGLEAKAAINILVIEKPGAPSSLRLLDVWGCNAALEWTPPQDTGNTELLGYTVQKADKKTGQWFTVLERYHPTSCIISDLIGGNSYSFRVFSENLCGLSASAASTKELAHIQKAGNVAKPKGFVERDFSEAPSFTQPLADHTSTPGYSTQLFCSVRASPKPKIIWMKNRVDIQGDPKYRALSEQGVCTLEIRKPSPFDSGVYTCKAVNVLGEASVDCRLEVKASATH, from the exons ATGACAGGAAAATCCACCCCGGAGGCCCCCCCATGTGGTCCAGAGGAGTCTGCCTCTGCGTCTGCCAAGGTGCCCACCGCAGAGCCCTCTGGAGGAGCGGCAGCATCGGGGTCTACAGGGGAGGAGCAGGTGCCCACGCCTCAGGGGCCTGCCCCCCAGGTCCCTGCACCCCCCACAGCCCCCGCAGCCTCTAAACCTGCACCTTCCAACGCAG ACCTCCCTGGTGCCCCCCTGCTGCTGGCCGTGGAGGATGTGAGCGACAGCTCGGTGACTGTGAGCTGGGAGCCCCCCGAGACGCTAGGGAGGCTGGGGCTCCAGGGCTATGTGCTGGAGCTCCGCCGAGAGGGAG CCTCAGAGTGGGTGCCCGTGAATGCCCGGCCCGTGATGGTGACCCAGCAGACCTTGCGGAACCTGGCTCTAGGGGACAAGTTCCTCCTGCGTGTGGCTGCAGTGAGCTCGGCGGGGGCTGGCCCGGCGGTTGTGCTGGACCAGCCTGTCCACATCCAGAAGATCGTAG AGGCCCCCAAAATCCGGGTCCCCCGCCACCTCCGTCAGACATATATCCGCCAAGTGGGAGAGACAGTCAACCTGCAAATCCCCTTCCAG GGGAATCCGAAGCCTAAGGCCTCGTGGACCCACAATGGCCACTCCCTGGACACCCAGCGGGTGAGCGTGCGCACGGGGGCCCAGGACTCCATCCTGTTCATTCGCTCGGCCCAGCGCTCCGACTCAGGCTGCTATGAGCTCACCATGCAGCTGGAAGGCCTGGAAGCCAAGGCAGCCATCAACATCCTGGTGATTG AGAAACCTGGAGCCCCCAGCAGCCTCAGGCTACTGGACGTCTGGGGCTGCAACGCTGCCCTTGAGTGGACACCGCCCCAGGACACAGGCAACACAGAGCTCCTGGGCTACACTGTGCAGAAAGCAGACAAGAAGACAGGG CAATGGTTCACGGTGCTGGAACGCTACCACCCGACCTCCTGCATCATCTCCGACCTCATCGGGGGAAACTCCTACTCCTTCCGGGTCTTCTCGGAGAACCTGTGCGGCCTCAGTGCCTCAGCCGCCTCCACCAAGGAGCTCGCTCACATCCAGAAGGCAG GTAATGTTGCCAAACCTAAAGGGTTTGTGGAGCGAGACTTCTCCGAAGCCCCCTCATTCACCCAGCCCTTGGCCGACCACACCTCCACCCCCGGCTACAGCACGCAGCTTTTCTGCAGCGTCCGCGCGTCCCCCAAG CCCAAGATCATCTGGATGAAGAACAGGGTGGACATCCAGGGCGACCCCAAATACCGCGCCCTTTCTGAGCAAGGCGTCTGCACCCTAGAGATCCGGAAACCCAGCCCCTTCGATTCTGGGGTCTACACCTGCAAGGCCGTCAACGTGCTCGGGGAAGCATCTGTGGACTGCCGGCTGGAGGTCAAAG CCTCAGCCACACACTGA
- the ADORA1 gene encoding adenosine receptor A1 isoform X3, whose amino-acid sequence MFGWNNLSVVERDRAANDSGGEPLIECQFEKVISMEYMVYFNFFVWVLPPLLLMVLIYLEVFYLIRKQLNKKVSASSGDPQKYYGKELKIAKSLALILFLFALSWLPLHILNSITLFCPSCHKPSILTYIAIFLTHGNSAMNPIVYAFRIQKFRVTFLKIWNDHFRCQPAPPMDEDPPEERPDD is encoded by the coding sequence ATGTTTGGCTGGAACAACCTGAGCGTGGTGGAGCGGGACCGGGCGGCCAACGACAGCGGGGGCGAGCCCTTGATTGAGTGCCAGTTCGAGAAGGTCATCAGCATGGAGTACATGGTCTACTTCAACTTCTTCGTCTGGGTGCTGCCCCCGCTGCTGCTCATGGTCCTCATCTACCTGGAGGTCTTCTACCTGATCCGCAAGCAGCTCAACAAGAAGGTGTCCGCCTCCTCCGGGGACCCGCAGAAGTACTACGGGAAGGAGCTGAAGATCGCCAAGTCCCTGGCCCTCATCCTCTTCCTCTTCGCCCTCAGCTGGCTGCCCCTGCACATCCTCAACAGCATCACCCTTTTCTGCCCCTCCTGCCACAAGCCCAGCATCCTCACTTACATCGCCATCTTCCTCACGCACGGCAACTCAGCCATGAACCCCATCGTCTACGCCTTCCGCATCCAGAAGTTCCGGGTCACTTTCCTTAAGATTTGGAATGACCATTTCCGCTGCCAGCCTGCACCCCCCATGGACGAGGACCCCCCAGAAGAGAGGCCCGATGACTAG
- the ADORA1 gene encoding adenosine receptor A1 isoform X2, producing MLSFSCSEEASVPALRVSLKISPQWCPGRALFLGCQQGQPTLCAQSGLHWEVSSSVKGTFHEAKEQQGLGTLRVPAGMKPETEAQLLWAAGWRALGRYKTVVTPQRAAVAIAGCWILSFVVGLTPMFGWNNLSVVERDRAANDSGGEPLIECQFEKVISMEYMVYFNFFVWVLPPLLLMVLIYLEVFYLIRKQLNKKVSASSGDPQKYYGKELKIAKSLALILFLFALSWLPLHILNSITLFCPSCHKPSILTYIAIFLTHGNSAMNPIVYAFRIQKFRVTFLKIWNDHFRCQPAPPMDEDPPEERPDD from the exons ATGCTGAGCTTTTCCTGTTCTGAGGAGGCTTCTGTTCCTGCTCTCAGAGTCAGCCTAAAAATCAGTCCCCAGTGGTGTCCAGGAAGAGCCCTCTTCCTAGGCTGTCAGCAGGGACAGCCCACGCTCTGTGCACAGTCAGGCCTCCACTGGGAAGTGAGCTCATCGGTGAAAGGGACTTTTCATGAGGCGAAGGAGCAGCAGGGACTCGGCACGCTCAGGGTTCCTGCTGGGATGAAGCCTGAGACGGAGGCACAGCTtctctgggctgcaggctggaggGCTCTGGGGAG GTACAAGACGGTGGTGACCCCCCAGAGGGCAGCCGTGGCCATTGCCGGCTGCTGGATTCTCTCCTTCGTGGTGGGCCTGACGCCCATGTTTGGCTGGAACAACCTGAGCGTGGTGGAGCGGGACCGGGCGGCCAACGACAGCGGGGGCGAGCCCTTGATTGAGTGCCAGTTCGAGAAGGTCATCAGCATGGAGTACATGGTCTACTTCAACTTCTTCGTCTGGGTGCTGCCCCCGCTGCTGCTCATGGTCCTCATCTACCTGGAGGTCTTCTACCTGATCCGCAAGCAGCTCAACAAGAAGGTGTCCGCCTCCTCCGGGGACCCGCAGAAGTACTACGGGAAGGAGCTGAAGATCGCCAAGTCCCTGGCCCTCATCCTCTTCCTCTTCGCCCTCAGCTGGCTGCCCCTGCACATCCTCAACAGCATCACCCTTTTCTGCCCCTCCTGCCACAAGCCCAGCATCCTCACTTACATCGCCATCTTCCTCACGCACGGCAACTCAGCCATGAACCCCATCGTCTACGCCTTCCGCATCCAGAAGTTCCGGGTCACTTTCCTTAAGATTTGGAATGACCATTTCCGCTGCCAGCCTGCACCCCCCATGGACGAGGACCCCCCAGAAGAGAGGCCCGATGACTAG
- the CHI3L1 gene encoding chitinase-3-like protein 1 yields the protein MGLSTAQTGFVVLLLLQSCSAYKLVCYYTSWSQYREGDGSCFPDAIDPFLCTHVIYSFANISNDEIDTWEWNDVTLYDTLNTLKNRNPGLKTLLSVGGWNFGSQRFSDIASNSRRRRTFIKSVPPFLRTYGFDGLDLAWLYPGRRNKQHFTALVKEMKAEFAKEAQAGAEQLLLSAAVSAGKVFIDSGYDIAQISRHLDFISLLTYDFHGAWRQTTGHHSPLFRGQDHGSSDRFSNTDYAVSYVLRLGAPAHKLVMGIPTFGRSFTLASSNTGMGAPTSGPGLAGRFTKEEGILAYYEICDFLRGAAVHRLLGQEVPYATKGNQWVGYDDKESIKSKVQYLRSRQLAGAMVWALDLDDFRGTFCGQNLRFPLTGAIKDALAAA from the exons ATGGGTCTGAGCACAGCTCAGACAG GCTTTGTGGTCCTGCTGCTGCTCCAGAGCT GCTCTGCATACAAACTGGTCTGCTACTACACCAGCTGGTCCCAGTACCGGGAGGGCGACGGGAGCTGCTTCCCGGATGCCATCGACCCCTTCCTCTGCACCCACGTCATCTACAGCTTTGCCAACATAAGCAACGATGAGATCGACACCTGGGAGTGGAATGACGTGACACTCTATGACACGCTGAACACACTCAAGAACAG GAACCCCGGCCTGAAGACCCTCCTGTCTGTTGGGGGATGGAACTTTGGTTCACAAAG ATTTTCCGACATAGCCTCCAACAGCCGGAGGCGCAGGACCTTCATCAAGTCAGTGCCACCGTTCCTGCGGACCTATGGCTTCGACGGGCTGGACCTGGCCTGGCTCTACCCTGGGCGGAGAAACAAGCAGCATTTCACTGCTCTGGTCAAG GAAATGAAGGCTGAGTTTGCAAAGGAAGCCCAGGCGGGGGCAGAGCAGCTCCTGCTCAGTGCAGCGGTGTCTGCGGGGAAGGTTTTCATTGACAGTGGCTATGACATCGCCCAGATATCCAG ACACCTGGACTTCATCAGCCTTTTGACCTATGACTTTCACGGAGCCTGGCGCCAGACCACAGGGCATCACAGCCCCCTGTTCCGAGGCCAGGATCATGGAAGTTCTGACAGATTCAGCAATACT GACTATGCCGTGAGCTATGTGTTGAGGCTTGGCGCCCCAGCCCATAAGCTGGTGATGGGCATCCCCACTTTTGGGAGAAGCTTCACTCTGGCCTCTTCTAATACGGGCATGGGGGCCCCGACCTCTGGGCCAGGACTAGCAGGCCGGTTCACCAAGGAGGAAGGGATCCTTGCGTACTATGAG ATCTGTGACTTCCTCCGCGGAGCCGCCGTCCATAGACTCCTTGGCCAAGAGGTCCCCTATGCCACCAAGGGCAACCAGTGGGTGGGGTATGATGACAAGGAGAGCATCAAAAGCAAG GTGCAGTACCTGAGAAGCAGGCAGCTGGCCGGTGCCATGGTGTGGGCCCTGGACTTGGATGACTTCCGGGGTACCTTCTGCGGCCAGAATCTGCGCTTCCCTCTCACTGGGGCCATCAAGGATGCACTCGCTGCGGCTTAG
- the MYBPH gene encoding myosin-binding protein H isoform X1, translated as MTGKSTPEAPPCGPEESASASAKVPTAEPSGGAAASGSTGEEQVPTPQGPAPQVPAPPTAPAASKPAPSNADLPGAPLLLAVEDVSDSSVTVSWEPPETLGRLGLQGYVLELRREGASEWVPVNARPVMVTQQTLRNLALGDKFLLRVAAVSSAGAGPAVVLDQPVHIQKIVEAPKIRVPRHLRQTYIRQVGETVNLQIPFQGNPKPKASWTHNGHSLDTQRVSVRTGAQDSILFIRSAQRSDSGCYELTMQLEGLEAKAAINILVIEKPGAPSSLRLLDVWGCNAALEWTPPQDTGNTELLGYTVQKADKKTGQWFTVLERYHPTSCIISDLIGGNSYSFRVFSENLCGLSASAASTKELAHIQKAGNVAKPKGFVERDFSEAPSFTQPLADHTSTPGYSTQLFCSVRASPKRSGNPAPSILGSTPARPSTCSGKHLWTAGWRSKPQPHTEELPEEAAIRRGCHRPKGPESSSPDAPDAMSIVTADGCALRSLPSSLPQGLEPKGPRPGLLGTRGPGSYPDWSYPCREWRRGQEALK; from the exons ATGACAGGAAAATCCACCCCGGAGGCCCCCCCATGTGGTCCAGAGGAGTCTGCCTCTGCGTCTGCCAAGGTGCCCACCGCAGAGCCCTCTGGAGGAGCGGCAGCATCGGGGTCTACAGGGGAGGAGCAGGTGCCCACGCCTCAGGGGCCTGCCCCCCAGGTCCCTGCACCCCCCACAGCCCCCGCAGCCTCTAAACCTGCACCTTCCAACGCAG ACCTCCCTGGTGCCCCCCTGCTGCTGGCCGTGGAGGATGTGAGCGACAGCTCGGTGACTGTGAGCTGGGAGCCCCCCGAGACGCTAGGGAGGCTGGGGCTCCAGGGCTATGTGCTGGAGCTCCGCCGAGAGGGAG CCTCAGAGTGGGTGCCCGTGAATGCCCGGCCCGTGATGGTGACCCAGCAGACCTTGCGGAACCTGGCTCTAGGGGACAAGTTCCTCCTGCGTGTGGCTGCAGTGAGCTCGGCGGGGGCTGGCCCGGCGGTTGTGCTGGACCAGCCTGTCCACATCCAGAAGATCGTAG AGGCCCCCAAAATCCGGGTCCCCCGCCACCTCCGTCAGACATATATCCGCCAAGTGGGAGAGACAGTCAACCTGCAAATCCCCTTCCAG GGGAATCCGAAGCCTAAGGCCTCGTGGACCCACAATGGCCACTCCCTGGACACCCAGCGGGTGAGCGTGCGCACGGGGGCCCAGGACTCCATCCTGTTCATTCGCTCGGCCCAGCGCTCCGACTCAGGCTGCTATGAGCTCACCATGCAGCTGGAAGGCCTGGAAGCCAAGGCAGCCATCAACATCCTGGTGATTG AGAAACCTGGAGCCCCCAGCAGCCTCAGGCTACTGGACGTCTGGGGCTGCAACGCTGCCCTTGAGTGGACACCGCCCCAGGACACAGGCAACACAGAGCTCCTGGGCTACACTGTGCAGAAAGCAGACAAGAAGACAGGG CAATGGTTCACGGTGCTGGAACGCTACCACCCGACCTCCTGCATCATCTCCGACCTCATCGGGGGAAACTCCTACTCCTTCCGGGTCTTCTCGGAGAACCTGTGCGGCCTCAGTGCCTCAGCCGCCTCCACCAAGGAGCTCGCTCACATCCAGAAGGCAG GTAATGTTGCCAAACCTAAAGGGTTTGTGGAGCGAGACTTCTCCGAAGCCCCCTCATTCACCCAGCCCTTGGCCGACCACACCTCCACCCCCGGCTACAGCACGCAGCTTTTCTGCAGCGTCCGCGCGTCCCCCAAG AGATCCGGAAACCCAGCCCCTTCGATTCTGGGGTCTACACCTGCAAGGCCGTCAACGTGCTCGGGGAAGCATCTGTGGACTGCCGGCTGGAGGTCAAAG CCTCAGCCACACACTGAAGAGCTGCCAGAGGAGGCTGCGATCAGGCGAGG GTGCCACAGGCCCAAGGGCCCAGAATCAAGCTCCCCGGATGCTCCAGACGCCATGTCCATAGTGACAGCTGATGGCTGTGCTCTCCGGTCCCTGCCAAGCTCCCTCCCCCAGGGGCTGGAGCCCAAAGGtcccaggccaggcctcctgGGCACAAGGGGGCCCGGAAGTTACCCGGATTGGAGTTACCCCTGCAGAGAGTGGCGCAGGGGGCAAGAGGCACTCAAATAA
- the MYBPH gene encoding myosin-binding protein H isoform X2, which yields MSQAPWRPRPPSQPLQSPARHPQQASDDRKIHPGGPPMWSRGVCLCVCQDLPGAPLLLAVEDVSDSSVTVSWEPPETLGRLGLQGYVLELRREGASEWVPVNARPVMVTQQTLRNLALGDKFLLRVAAVSSAGAGPAVVLDQPVHIQKIVEAPKIRVPRHLRQTYIRQVGETVNLQIPFQGNPKPKASWTHNGHSLDTQRVSVRTGAQDSILFIRSAQRSDSGCYELTMQLEGLEAKAAINILVIEKPGAPSSLRLLDVWGCNAALEWTPPQDTGNTELLGYTVQKADKKTGQWFTVLERYHPTSCIISDLIGGNSYSFRVFSENLCGLSASAASTKELAHIQKAGNVAKPKGFVERDFSEAPSFTQPLADHTSTPGYSTQLFCSVRASPKRSGNPAPSILGSTPARPSTCSGKHLWTAGWRSKPQPHTEELPEEAAIRRGCHRPKGPESSSPDAPDAMSIVTADGCALRSLPSSLPQGLEPKGPRPGLLGTRGPGSYPDWSYPCREWRRGQEALK from the exons ATGTCCCAGGCACCCTGGAGACCCAgacctccctcccagcccctgcaaAGTCCAGCCCGGCACCCCCAGCAGGCCAGCGATGACAGGAAAATCCACCCCGGAGGCCCCCCCATGTGGTCCAGAGGAGTCTGCCTCTGCGTCTGCCAAG ACCTCCCTGGTGCCCCCCTGCTGCTGGCCGTGGAGGATGTGAGCGACAGCTCGGTGACTGTGAGCTGGGAGCCCCCCGAGACGCTAGGGAGGCTGGGGCTCCAGGGCTATGTGCTGGAGCTCCGCCGAGAGGGAG CCTCAGAGTGGGTGCCCGTGAATGCCCGGCCCGTGATGGTGACCCAGCAGACCTTGCGGAACCTGGCTCTAGGGGACAAGTTCCTCCTGCGTGTGGCTGCAGTGAGCTCGGCGGGGGCTGGCCCGGCGGTTGTGCTGGACCAGCCTGTCCACATCCAGAAGATCGTAG AGGCCCCCAAAATCCGGGTCCCCCGCCACCTCCGTCAGACATATATCCGCCAAGTGGGAGAGACAGTCAACCTGCAAATCCCCTTCCAG GGGAATCCGAAGCCTAAGGCCTCGTGGACCCACAATGGCCACTCCCTGGACACCCAGCGGGTGAGCGTGCGCACGGGGGCCCAGGACTCCATCCTGTTCATTCGCTCGGCCCAGCGCTCCGACTCAGGCTGCTATGAGCTCACCATGCAGCTGGAAGGCCTGGAAGCCAAGGCAGCCATCAACATCCTGGTGATTG AGAAACCTGGAGCCCCCAGCAGCCTCAGGCTACTGGACGTCTGGGGCTGCAACGCTGCCCTTGAGTGGACACCGCCCCAGGACACAGGCAACACAGAGCTCCTGGGCTACACTGTGCAGAAAGCAGACAAGAAGACAGGG CAATGGTTCACGGTGCTGGAACGCTACCACCCGACCTCCTGCATCATCTCCGACCTCATCGGGGGAAACTCCTACTCCTTCCGGGTCTTCTCGGAGAACCTGTGCGGCCTCAGTGCCTCAGCCGCCTCCACCAAGGAGCTCGCTCACATCCAGAAGGCAG GTAATGTTGCCAAACCTAAAGGGTTTGTGGAGCGAGACTTCTCCGAAGCCCCCTCATTCACCCAGCCCTTGGCCGACCACACCTCCACCCCCGGCTACAGCACGCAGCTTTTCTGCAGCGTCCGCGCGTCCCCCAAG AGATCCGGAAACCCAGCCCCTTCGATTCTGGGGTCTACACCTGCAAGGCCGTCAACGTGCTCGGGGAAGCATCTGTGGACTGCCGGCTGGAGGTCAAAG CCTCAGCCACACACTGAAGAGCTGCCAGAGGAGGCTGCGATCAGGCGAGG GTGCCACAGGCCCAAGGGCCCAGAATCAAGCTCCCCGGATGCTCCAGACGCCATGTCCATAGTGACAGCTGATGGCTGTGCTCTCCGGTCCCTGCCAAGCTCCCTCCCCCAGGGGCTGGAGCCCAAAGGtcccaggccaggcctcctgGGCACAAGGGGGCCCGGAAGTTACCCGGATTGGAGTTACCCCTGCAGAGAGTGGCGCAGGGGGCAAGAGGCACTCAAATAA